Within Amycolatopsis sp. FDAARGOS 1241, the genomic segment CGGCCGCTCACACATCAGCGGTGCCGACCTCGCGATCGCCTACCTCGACGAGATCGACGAGCCGCGCCACAGCCGGCGCCGGTTCACGGTCGCGTACTGAGGAAGCAGGGGCCCCTCCGGCTGAGGGGCCCCAGCCCGGCTCAGCCCGGCGAACCGGCCGTGCAGAAGAACTTCGTGGCGTGCGCCGGGTCGAGGGCGTTGGTCACGAGGTTCCAGACGTTCAGGTCGTAGGCCTCCCCGATGTGCCCGACGGGGTCGAACGGGCACGTGTCCTGGACGTACTCGTTCACCACCCCCGGCTCGCGCACGAACGCCGTGTGGGTCGGCGTCACGAGTTCGTCGAAGCGCGACGTGATCACGGTGTAGCGCACGCCCGCCTGCGCGATGGGACCGCTCGTGAGCGTCTGGACGGCCGAGCCGTCGGTGATGAGGTCGTCGCACGCGGGGCAGCCGAGTGTCTGCAGCGCCTTGCCGACGGCGTCGCGCCCGCCCTGGCCGAGCAGGTACGCGAGCTTTGTCAGACCGGCGAACGTGGTGCCGTGCGTCGGCGGCGCGATGGCGACGACGGCGCCGATGTCGTCGGCGATCCCCTGCGTCTTCGTGACGTACAGGGACTGGAAGCCGCCCTCGGAGTGGCCGACGAGGTCCACTTGGGACGCTCCGGTCTCCGTGAGCACCTGCCCGATGAACTGCTTGATCTCACCGGCGGAGTCGGCGATGGGCCGCAGGCCGCCGACGACCGGGAACTCCGGGTACGCGCCGTAGGTCGAGCTGAACGTGCAGTAGCCCTTGGCCGCGACCGCGGACTGCAGGAAGTTCAGGTCTTCGTAGGAGGTCGCGCCGAGGCCGTGGAGGAAGACCACCGGCCGCGGGTGCGCGGCGCTCGGGCGGCACGACGGGTCGTTGTTCCCACCGCCCGCGGCTTGGGCGGGCGCCGCCGTGAACGCGGCCATGGCGAACGCCGCGACGGCCAGCACGGCCGCTTTCGTCCGCAATCGTGTCCTCATGCGAGAGGTCCTTCCTCGGCGTCGTTGCCGACGGTCGACGGGGGTGGGAGAAGATCGGTCGCGCGAAGAGTAGCGCCGGCCGGCCCGGCGCGCATGGGTCCACAGTGGACTCAGTGCGCCGGCCGTCTTGACATCGAATACCACACGGTATTGGATACCTGAAGGTATTGAGTTTTTGGTGGCGTAAGTCAAGCACCTGACCAGGGGGGATTCGCGAGGATGCGCACGCGGCCGACCCGCGCCGAAACACGCCGTCGAGTCCTCGACGCGGCGTTCGAGGTGTTCGGCGAGAAGGGCATCACGGCCACGAAGCTCACGGAGGTCGCGGCCGCCGCGGGCCTCACCAAGGGTGCGGTCTACTCCAATTTCGCGTCGAAGGACGAACTGGTGCTGGCGCTCATGGAGGAGCACGCCGTGCACCGGCTGGAGGCCAGTCTGGTGGGCTTCGCGGCGGCCGGCGACGGCGCCACCGCTCTGGCCGAGGTCGCCGCTGTGCTGATGCACGAGATGCGCGCGGACGCCGTCTGGCACCGCCTGCTCGCCGAGTTCTTCGCCATGGCCCACCACGACGCCGACCGCCGCGCCGCCCTGCGCGAGCGCCGCCGCGCCGTCCGGCAGACCATCGCCGCGGCTCTCGACCGGCTCGCCGCCGGCTTCGAGGTGACACTGCCGCTGCCGTCCGGCGAACTCGCCGTGGTCCTGCTGGCGCTGAGCAACGGCCTCGCCGTCGAAGCCGACATCGACGAGGAGGCCGTCCCGGAAGGCCTGCTCGGCCGTGTGCTCACGCTGATCGCCGGCGAGGCTGTGGCAAAGGTGCGTTCAGCCGCGGAAAGCGTTGCCGCACAAGGCGATCAGCGACCCCGAAGCTGAGCGACGACGGGCGCGAGCTCCTCCATCATCGAGTCGAACACCGTGAGGTAGGAAAAGCCCCAGCGTTCCCGGCGTTTCACGAGCTGCTCGACGATCTCCTCCACGGTGCCGAACAGCAGCTGCGGCGTTTCGAGCAGCTCCTCGACGCCCGGTTCCGGCTCCGTCAGCGATCGCCACTCCTCGGCCGCGGCCCGGCGGTCGGTGGTCACGACCACGCGCTGCACCAGCAGGTTGTATTCGACGTCCCGATCGCCGGCGAGCGTCCGGAAGTACGCGACGCGCTCGTCCATCGCCGGAGCCGGATCCAGCACGAACGTGCCCGGTGGTTTGCCCGGCGCCTGCCGCAGCCCGGCGAACCCCACGACGTCGGCCTCGGCCGCCGCCAGTGCGAGCACCCCGTCGCTGTTGCCCGCGATCAGCAGCCGCGGCACAGTCCCGAGCCGCGAGCGCAGCTCGGCCAAGCCGTCGCGCAAGTACGCGATCCGGTCCGCGGCGTTGCGCCACGGCAGCCGCGCTTCGTCGAATTCGGCCTTCATGTGCCCGGATCCCAGTCCTAGCTCGAGCCGGCCGTTCGTCAGCACGTGGGTGCTCTCCACGTCCCGCGCGAACAACGCGACGTTGTAGAACGGCAGGTTCGACACGAGCGTCCCCACCAGTGGCCGCGACGTCACCGAAGCCGCGGCCACGAGCGCCGGGAACGGCGCCGGCCGCCCTGCCCCCAGGTGGTCGGGCACGCTGATCGCGTCGTAGCCGAGCTCCTCGGCTCGCCGGCACTGATCGGCGAACGACGACGTCACGGACCGCAGGCTGACACCGAATTTGAACTTCCCCATGCGGCGAAGCTAGCCGCACCACCACGACCCGCACACACGCTTTCGCCGTCGGCGGACCGGAATCCGCCGACGGCGAAACGGGGAGAACTCAGGCCGCGCCGTCGAACAGCGACGTCACCGAACCGTCTTCGAACACCTGCTGGATGGCCTCGGCCAGCATCGGTGCGATCGAGAGCACCGTCAGCCCCGGGAAGCGCTTCTCCTCCGGGATCGGCAGGGAGTTGGTGACGATGACCTCACGCGCCTTGCACTGCGAAAGCCGCTCGGTCGCCGGGTCGGACAGGATGCCGTGCGTGGTCGCGATGACGACGTCGGCCGCGCCCTCGTCGATCAGCGCCTCGGTGGCCTTCACGATCGTGCCGCCGGTGTCGATCATGTCGTCGATCAGCACGCACAGCTTGCCCTCGACCTTGCCGACCACGCGGTTGGCCACGGCCTGGTTCGGCTTGTCCGGGTCGCGCGTCTTGTGGATGAACGCGATCGGCCGGTCACCCAGCTGCTGCGCCCACTTCTCCGCCAGCCGAACTCGGCCCGAGTCGGGCGAAACGACCGTGATGTCCGCGTCGCCGTAGGTGGCCTTGATGTGGTCGGCCAGCACGGACTGCGCCATCAGGTGGTCGACCGGGCCGTCGAAGAAGCCCTGGATCTGCGCGGTGTGCAGGTCGACGGTCATGATCCGGTCCGCGCCCGCGGTCTTGAACAGGTCCGCGATGAGCCGCGCCGAGATCGGCTCGCGGCCCTTGTGCTTCTTGTCCTGCCGCGCGTACGGGTAGAAGGGCATGACGACGGTGATCCGCTTCGCGCTCGCGCGCTTGAGGGCGTCCACCATGATCAGCTGTTCCATCACGTACTCGTTGATGGGCGTGGTGTGCGCCTGGATCACGAAGGCGTCGGTGCCGCGCACGGACTCCTCGAACCGCACGAACAGCTCGCCGTTGGCGAACGTGTGCGCGGTCTGCGGGGTGATCGTCACGTTGAGGTGCTTGGCGACCTCTTCCGCGAGCTCCTGGTGCGCACGGCCGGAGAAGAGCATCAGATTCTTCTTCGGCGTACCTGACTTCGGACTCATGCTGGCGACTCCCCGTCGTTTCCTGCTTCCGACACGGACACGGCGGTGTCCTCACTCGCGGCGAGGGCGGCTTCCGCCGCTTCCGCCGCCGGCGTGCCCGGCCTGCGCCGGACCGCCCAGCCCTCGACGTTGCGCTGCGGACCCGCCGACAAAGCAAGTGCACCAGGCGGCACGTCGTCGCGGATCACCGCACCCGCTCCACTGTAAGCGCCATCACCGATCCGCACCGGCGCGACGAGCGTGTTGTCCGCACCAAGCCGGACATAGGACCCGACCACTGTGTGGTGCTTGTTCACGCCGTCGTAGTTCACGAAGACGCTGGAGCAGCCGATGTTGCTGTGGTCGCCGACGGTCGCGTCGCCCACGTAGGTGAGGTGCGGCACCTTCGTCCCGGTGCCGATCTGTGCGTTCTTCGTCTCCACGAACGCGCCCAGCTTGCCCTTGGCGCCGAGTTTCGTGCCCGGCCGCAGGTAGGTGTACGGGCCGACCTTCACGCCGTCGCCCAGCTCCGAGTCGTCGGCGTGCACGCGGACCACGGACGCGCCCGCGCCCACCGTCACGTTCACGAGCGTCGTGTCCGGGCCCACCAGCGAGCCCTCGCCGACGGACGTGGTGCCCTTGAGCTGCGTGTTCGGCTCCAGCGTGACGTCGCGCGACAGCGTCACGTCGGCCCCGATCCACGTGGTGTTCGGGTCGGTGACGGTCACTCCTTCGCGCTGCCAGCGGCGCACGATGCGGCGGTTGTACTCCGCGCCCAGCGTCGCCAGCTGCACGCGGTCGTTCACGCCCTCGGTGACCCACGGGTCGTCGACCACGAGCGCGCCGACGCCCTTGCCGTCGTGGTGCGCGATACCCAGCACGTCGGTGAGGTACAGCTCGCCCTGCGCGTTGTCCGTCGACAGCCGCGACAGGCCGTCGGAGAGCACCGCGGCGTCGAACGCGTACACCCCCGAGTTGATCTCGGTGATCTCGTGCTGCTCCGGCGTCGCGTCCTTGTGCTCGACGATCGAGCTCACCCTGCCGCCGGCGTCGCGCACGATGCGGCCGTAACCCGCCGGGTTCTCGACCACGGCGGTGAGCACCGTGACCGCGTTGCCCGAACCGGTGTGCTCGGCCAGCAGCGCGGCGAGGGTGCCGGTGTCGAGCAGCGGCACGTCGCCGTAGCTCACGAGCACCGTGCCGGTGAGGCCCGCCGGCAGCTCGTGCAGCGCGCACGACACGGCGTGGCCGGTGCCCTTCTGCTCCGCCTGCACGGCGGTGGTCACCTCACGGCCGAGCGCTTCGCCGACGCGCGCCAGCTCCGCGCCGACGGCTTCGCGGCCGTGGCCGATGACCACGACCAGGTGTTCGGGGTTCAGGCCGGCCGCGGCGCGGACGGCGTGCTCCACCAGGGGGCGCCCGGCGATCGGGTGCAGCACCTTCGGGGTGGAGGAACGCATGCGGGTGCCCTCACCCGCGGCGAGGATCAGCGTGCTCAGCGGGCCGCTCAACGAGACTCCCAACGATTCACCGGCTCGTTTCCGTCGGGCAACGATCCTACGTTGGGTCCTCGACGCCCCACGAGGGGTCGGCGTGGACGCTTTCCGCAGGCCAGCTCGCGCCGGCGTCGCCCGCCATCGAATTGGCCGAGGCGACCTGGTTGCCGCCCCCGCGTTTCGCTTCGTACATCGCCGCATCCGCGCGCGCGAGCACCTGCTCGGCCCGCTCCTGCGGCCGCAGCGACACCAATCCGATGGACAGGGTGACGCCGTGCGACAGGTGGTGCGGCAGCTCCGCCACCGACTTCACCGCACGGCCGAGCGCCATCTTCGCGGCCGACGCGGGCGCTCCCGGCAGCAGGACGATGAACTCGTCCCCGCCGTAGCGGGCCACGACGTCGTCGCCGCGCAACGCGTCACGCAGCGTGCTCGCGACGACGCGCAGCACGTTGTCGCCTTCGGCGTGCGACTGCTTGTCGTTCACGCCCTTGAACCCGTCGAGGTCCACGAGGCCGACGGCCAGCGGCTGCGCGTCGGCCGACGACGCGAGCGTGCGCAGGCGTTCGTCCAGCGCGCGGCGGTTCGGCAGCCCGGTGAGCGGGTCCTGCAGCGCCTGCTGGGTGATCGCGCCGTGTTCGGCCGACAGCCGTTCGTGCTCCCGGCGCGCGTTGAGCGTGGCGATCTGCGATTCGCGCAGCGTCCACATCTCGGCTTCGAGCGTGGTCGCGTAGTCGATGAGCGACTGGCTCGCGCCCGACCCGTAGTCCGGTGTGGTGTCCAGGCGCGCGAGCTCCCGCGCGATGTTGAGCCGCATCGACGGCTGCGACAGGTCCTTCGCCATTGCTTCGCGCGTCTCGCGCAGCACTTCGAGCGCCTCGTCGCGGCGGCCGGCACGGTCCAGGCAGCGCGCGAGCGCGATGGCGACGATCTCCTGCTCGTGCGGGAAGTGGTGGCCCTGGCGCATCTGCCACAGCCGGTCCACGTGCTCGGCCGCCGGGTTGTGCAGCGCGAGCGCGGCGGCGAGTACCCCGACCTGGTCGACGGCGGCGACGCCGGGCTTGCGCGGGAACAGCGATTCGGCGAACGGCCCTTCGGCCGCCACCGCCATCGACGCGGCGGTGCGGAACTTCTCGGCCGCCTCGTCGTATTGCTCGATGCGTTCGAGCCGCAGGCCCCAGCCCAGCAGCATTTTCACGCGGTTCATCAGCTGCAGCGTGATCTCGTGCGGGCTCGCGCTCTCTCGGATCGCCTGGTGTGCCCGGCCGATGACCTCTTCGGCGGCTTCGTACACGCCGAGCTGGTTGAGCACGATCCAGCAGTCGATGAGCGCCATCGACTGCATGCGGTTCCAGTTGCGCACGCCGACCTGGCGATCCGGGATCGTGGAGTCGTCGAGGATCGCGAGCGCGCGGGCGATCTCGGTGAGCGCGGCGTCCTCCTGCGCGGCCAGCACGAGCCGGCGCCCGCGCAGGGCGTGCGCGTCGGCGCGCAGCAGCGACAGGCCGTGGCGGCGGGTGTGGGCGAGCATCTCGTCGAGCCGTGGTTCCGCTTCGGCCGCCAGCCCGCGCGTGACCAGCCGCGCGAACGCCGACGCGCGCAGCAGCTGCGCCACCAGTGTCGGTTCGCCTCGGCGCAGCGTTTCGTCGAGCAGCTCATCCATGATCGCGACGATCTCGAGCTGCTTGTCGAACTCCTGCCGCTGGACGGCGGCGATGAGTTCACGCGCTCGGCCGACCAGCCACGCGTCCGACATCTCGACGAGAGTCGGTCGCCTGGCGCCCCCGGAGTCGATCGCTTCGTCGCTCAGCCGCCCCACATCCCCATCGCCTCGGGTCCGGTCATTCGCCTGCTCCGCCGCCAGGATTCGAACCTGAACTGTCAGAACCAAAATCTGAAGTGCTGCCGATTACACTACGGCGGATCGATCCTGGTCAGGATAGCGATGATCGGCGACAGTGGTGGCGGGAGGGTGAGGGGCCCGTGTGGCGGGTACCCCACGGTTCGGACCACGTGTGACGGAAACCGGGCATTTCGGGCCTCCCCACGGCTCGAAACCTCCTGTACCGTAACTTACGGCATCGTAGGTTAGGTCACCCTTCGCAAGGGCTCGTAGGAAGAAGTGAACTGTATGACGGCCACCCTCGACCGTTCCCAGCCCGCTGGAGAGCCACCGGCCCCGAAGGGCCCCAAGCCGATCCTCGACGGCAAGCGGGGCATCGGAGTGCAGGTCTCGGTGTACCTCGGTGTGCTCGCGCCACTGGTGGCCCTGCTGGTCGCCGTGCCGTTCGCGTGGGGCTGGGGCCTGACCTGGGTCGACGTCGCGCTGTTCGTCGTCTTCTACGGCGTCAGCGGGCTCGGCATCACCGTCGCCTACCACCGGTACTTCACGCACGGATCGTTCAAGGCCAAGCGCTGGCTGCGCGTCGTGATGGCCATCGCCGGCAGCATCGCCCTGCAGGGGCCGGTCATCACGTGGGTCGCCGACCACCGCCGCCACCACGCCTTCTCCGACCGCGACGGCGACCCGCACTCGCCGTGGCTGTTCGGCACCTCGCCCGTCGCGATCGCCCGCGGCTTCTGGCACGCCCACATGGGCTGGCTGTTCGAGCGCGACAAGAGCAACCAGACCCGCTTCGCGCCCGACCTGGTGAAGGACAAGGCGATCCAGAAGGTCGACGACCTGTTCTGGCTGTGGTCCCTGCTGTCACTGGCCCTGCCCGCCCTGCTCGGCGGCCTGATCACGTGGTCGTTCTGGGGCGCGCTGACCGCGTTCTTCTGGGCCGGTCTCGTGCGCATTTGCGTGCTGCACCACGTGACGTGGTCGGTCAACTCGATCTGCCACATGATCGGCGAGCGCCCGTTCACCGCGCGTGACCGCTCGGCCAACTTCTGGCCGCTCGCGATCTTCTCCTTCGGCGAGTCGTGGCACAACCTCCACCACGCCGACCCGACGTCCGCCCGGCACGGCGTGAAGCGCGGCCAGATCGACATGTCCGCGCGGCTGATCTGGCTGTTCGAGAAGTTCGGCTGGGTGCACGACGTCCGCTGGCCGACCCCGCAGCGCCTGGCCCGGATCGCGGCCGAGTAGCTCCGGTTTTTCACGCGGACCACCGTGGTGCACGGTGGTCCGCTTGCCGTTTCAGGGGTTGTTCAGCGCTCGAGCCAGCCTCTGGTGTTCGTCTCCGGTGGCCGGGTGGCTCGATCTCCGGTCCGGCCACAGGTCCGTCCCGTCGTCCGGCCACCGCGGCACCACGTGGAAGTGCAGGTGCGCCACGCTCTGCCCCGAACCCGGTCCGCTGGCGTTGAGCACGTTGACGCCGGTCGCGCCCAGCGCCCTGGTCATCGCGTCGCCGACCCGGCGCACGAGGCTGATCGTGTGGTGCAAAGCGGCGTCGGTCGCGTCGAGCACACCGGTGCAGTGTTCCCGCGGCACCACGAGCGTGTGGCCGGGCGCCAGCGCGCTCGCCGGCAGCGGCAGGAACGCGGCGGCGTGGGGTCCGCGGCTGAGCCAGGTGGCCGACCCCGATTCGAGCAGACCGCAGAAGACGCAGTTCACCAGTGCATTGTCCATGCTGGTTGCGGGCACCCCGGGTGTCTGATCTTCGCTTCCCCCGATCTGTTCACGCGGCCCTGGCGCCGGAGCGGGTCGCGCGGTTCGGTCCGACGTCAACGAGGTCATCGCCCGTGCGGCGCGGTCGGCGGGTAGGCCGCACCGTGCTCATTCCGGGGTCCTGACGCTTTGCGTCGCGAGCCGGGCCGCACGGGCGTAGGCGTGGACGAGTGGCCGATTGTCGTCCTTGCGCCAGGCCAGGGCGAGCCGGCTGGGTGACACGCCGCGCACCGGCCGCGCGACGACGTCGCCGCGGGTCAGCAGGGGTGCGTTGCCGGCCGCGATGAGGCACACGCCGCGGCCGTCGACGAGGGCTTCGTAGGTTTCGTCCGCGCTCGTGATCTCGGCGCCGATCACCGGCGCCCGGCCGGCGCGCGCTTCCGGCGCCAGCCAGTAGTCGCGCAGCGGGCCCGCGCTCTCGGGCAGCGCGAGGAACGGCTCGTCGAGCAGGTCGGCGAAGTCCACAGTGGACTGCCCCGCGAGCCGGTGTCCCGCGGGCATCGCGACCAGCCGTGGTTCTTCGGCGACCACGACCCAGTCGTAGCGCTGCGCGCCGGGCACGGGCAGCCACACGAAGGCGACGTCGGTGGAGCCGTCCGCGAGCCCGGCGGTGGAGTCGTGCCAGCCGATCTGCCGCAGCGTGATCCGGGCGTGCAGGTGTTCGCCGGTGAACCTCGACCGGACTCCGGGCAGCAGCCCGCCCCGGCCGGGGCTCGTGCTCATCCCGACGACGAGCGTCTCGCGCTGTGCGGCCTTGGCCCGCACGACCGCTTCGTGCGCGGCGTCCCACTCCGCCAGCACCCGGCGGGCGTGCGGCAGCAACGCCTCGCCGACGGGCGTCAACCGGACCGTGCGCCTGTCGCGTTCGAACAGGGCCGCGCCGAGTTGCCGCTCGAGCATGCGGATCTGCTTGCTCAGCGCCGGCTGCGAGACGTAGAGCCGCTCGGCCGCGCGCGTGAAGTGGAGCTCCTCGGCGGCTGCGGCGAAGTAGCGCAGGTCGCGGCTGTGCACGTCCACAACCATTGGTTATCACAGCAGGTCTTGGACGTGCGAGCGGTTTGCCAGCAGAGTCGGTTCCGACGAAGGGACGGGACATGAACAAGGTTTGGCTGGTCACCGGGGCGAACAGCGGCTTCGGCCGCGCCATCACGGACGCGGCGGTGGCCGACGGTGACGTCGTGGTCGCCGCGGCGCGGCGCCCGGAGGCGCTCGCCGACGTCGTCGCTGCGCACCCGGACCAGGCGGAGGCGGTGGCGCTGGACGTCACGGACCTCGCGGCGGTCGAGGCCACCGTCGCGTCGGTGCTCGCGCGGCACGGCCGGATCGACGTGCTGGTGAACAACGCGGGCCGCGGCCACGTCGGCGCGTTCGAAGAGACCACCGACGAGGAGCTGCGGTCGCTGTTCGACGTGCACGTCTTCGGTCCCGCGGCGCTCGTGCGCGCCGTGCTGCCGCACATGCGGGCCCGGCGTTCGGGCGCGCTCGTGCAGATGAGCAGCATGGGCGGGCAGCTGTCGTTCGCGGGTGTCTCGGCCTACAGCGGCACGAAATTCGCGCTGGAAGGGCTTTCGGAGGGGCTCGCCGACGAGGTGAACCGCCTCGGGATCAAGGTGCTGATCGTGGAGCCGGGCGCGTTCCGCACCGGTTTGTGGGGCAGCACGAGCCACAGCGACGAGATCCCGGACTACGCCGATTCGGTCGGGCCCACCCGCCGCCTCGTCGTCGACGCCGACGGCACGCAGCCCGGCGACCCCGCGAAGGCGGCCGCCGTGATCCTCGCCGCGCTCGACGCTCCGGACACCCCGCTGCGCCTGGCGCTCGGCGCGGATGCCCTCGACGCCATCAGCGCTCACCTCGAGCAGGTGCGGGCGGACCTGGCCGCGTGGGAGGCTCCCGCGCGGGACACCGCGTTCGACAACGCCTGACCTGCCGCTACCCTGCTGCGCATGGCGGGGAGACGGCGAGCGAAGCGCGAAGCAGCGGTGACCGGAGCGCGGCCGGCCGCACCGGTGCCGCGCGTCCGCATGACGGGGAGCGAACGGCGGCAGCAGCTGCTCGCCGTCGCGCGGGCGCTGTTCGCGGAGAAGGGCTTCGACGGCACCTCGGTCGAAGAGATCGCCGCCCGCGCCAACGTGTCGAAGCCCGTCGTGTACGAGCACTTCGGCGGCAAAGAGGGCATCTACGCGGTCGTCGTGGACCGCGAGACGCAGCTCCTGCTGGACCGCATGGTCAACACCCTCCACGGCGGCCACCCCCGCGTCATGCTGGAACAAGCGGCGATCGCCCTGCTCAGCTACGTGGAGGACTCCCACGACGGCTTCCGCATCCTCGTGCGCGACTCCCCGGTCGCCAGCTCGACCGGCACGTTCTCCACCGTGCTCAACGACATCGCCGGCCAGGTCGAACACATCCTCGCCCAGCAGTTCGCGGCGCGCGGCTATGAGGAGAAGCTGTCCGCCCTGTACGCCCAGGCGCTCGTCGGGATGGTCGCCTTGACGGGACAGTGGTGGCTCGACGCGCGGAAGCCCAAGCGCGATGAGGTGGCCGCGCATCTGGTGAATTTGGCGTGGAACGGCCTCTCTCACCTGGAACACAAACCGCGGCTGCTGGGCTAGGTGTGATGTCCAGGGACGCTGTTTTGGGTTTGAGGGGTGCGACGGCCTGTCGTGCGGACAGGTGAAAGCCTCTGGTTGTGGGGTGGAACGGTCTAGGAACCGCTCCACGAACCAGAGGCCTTCGTGTCCCACCTTAACGCCACGCTCACCCCTCGGACCCGGCTGCGACTGGCCCGGTTGATCGTCGAGCAAGCCTGCAGCTGTGCAACTGCGGCAGCAATGTTCATGGTGTCGCCACGGACTGCGCGTAAATGGGCCGGCCGTTACCGTGCGCAGGGCAAGGCCGGGATGCTCGACCGGTCCTCGCGCCCGCACCACCGCCCGGCCAGTACCCCGCCCGGCATCGTGCGGCGAGTCGTGCACCCGCGGTGGCGGATGCGACTGGGCCCGGTCCAGATCGCCGGCCGGCTGGGCATGCCGGCCTCCACGGCCCACGCGGGTGCTGACCCGCTGCCGGATCAACCGGCTTTCCCGCATCGACCGAGTGACCGGAGAACCGTTACGCCGCTACGAACACGCTCACCCCGGATCGCTGATCCACGTGGACGTCACCAAGTTCGGCAATATCCCCGACGGTGGTGGCTGGAGCTGGACGGCATCGAGGCGACCCGGCTGCTCGCCGAACGCGCGCCCCAGGTGCGCGTGCTGATCCTGACGATGTTCGACCTCGACGGTCCCGT encodes:
- a CDS encoding triacylglycerol lipase is translated as MRTRLRTKAAVLAVAAFAMAAFTAAPAQAAGGGNNDPSCRPSAAHPRPVVFLHGLGATSYEDLNFLQSAVAAKGYCTFSSTYGAYPEFPVVGGLRPIADSAGEIKQFIGQVLTETGASQVDLVGHSEGGFQSLYVTKTQGIADDIGAVVAIAPPTHGTTFAGLTKLAYLLGQGGRDAVGKALQTLGCPACDDLITDGSAVQTLTSGPIAQAGVRYTVITSRFDELVTPTHTAFVREPGVVNEYVQDTCPFDPVGHIGEAYDLNVWNLVTNALDPAHATKFFCTAGSPG
- a CDS encoding TetR/AcrR family transcriptional regulator, translating into MRTRPTRAETRRRVLDAAFEVFGEKGITATKLTEVAAAAGLTKGAVYSNFASKDELVLALMEEHAVHRLEASLVGFAAAGDGATALAEVAAVLMHEMRADAVWHRLLAEFFAMAHHDADRRAALRERRRAVRQTIAAALDRLAAGFEVTLPLPSGELAVVLLALSNGLAVEADIDEEAVPEGLLGRVLTLIAGEAVAKVRSAAESVAAQGDQRPRS
- a CDS encoding TIGR03621 family F420-dependent LLM class oxidoreductase, whose translation is MGKFKFGVSLRSVTSSFADQCRRAEELGYDAISVPDHLGAGRPAPFPALVAAASVTSRPLVGTLVSNLPFYNVALFARDVESTHVLTNGRLELGLGSGHMKAEFDEARLPWRNAADRIAYLRDGLAELRSRLGTVPRLLIAGNSDGVLALAAAEADVVGFAGLRQAPGKPPGTFVLDPAPAMDERVAYFRTLAGDRDVEYNLLVQRVVVTTDRRAAAEEWRSLTEPEPGVEELLETPQLLFGTVEEIVEQLVKRRERWGFSYLTVFDSMMEELAPVVAQLRGR
- a CDS encoding ribose-phosphate diphosphokinase, producing the protein MSPKSGTPKKNLMLFSGRAHQELAEEVAKHLNVTITPQTAHTFANGELFVRFEESVRGTDAFVIQAHTTPINEYVMEQLIMVDALKRASAKRITVVMPFYPYARQDKKHKGREPISARLIADLFKTAGADRIMTVDLHTAQIQGFFDGPVDHLMAQSVLADHIKATYGDADITVVSPDSGRVRLAEKWAQQLGDRPIAFIHKTRDPDKPNQAVANRVVGKVEGKLCVLIDDMIDTGGTIVKATEALIDEGAADVVIATTHGILSDPATERLSQCKAREVIVTNSLPIPEEKRFPGLTVLSIAPMLAEAIQQVFEDGSVTSLFDGAA
- the glmU gene encoding bifunctional UDP-N-acetylglucosamine diphosphorylase/glucosamine-1-phosphate N-acetyltransferase GlmU; amino-acid sequence: MSGPLSTLILAAGEGTRMRSSTPKVLHPIAGRPLVEHAVRAAAGLNPEHLVVVIGHGREAVGAELARVGEALGREVTTAVQAEQKGTGHAVSCALHELPAGLTGTVLVSYGDVPLLDTGTLAALLAEHTGSGNAVTVLTAVVENPAGYGRIVRDAGGRVSSIVEHKDATPEQHEITEINSGVYAFDAAVLSDGLSRLSTDNAQGELYLTDVLGIAHHDGKGVGALVVDDPWVTEGVNDRVQLATLGAEYNRRIVRRWQREGVTVTDPNTTWIGADVTLSRDVTLEPNTQLKGTTSVGEGSLVGPDTTLVNVTVGAGASVVRVHADDSELGDGVKVGPYTYLRPGTKLGAKGKLGAFVETKNAQIGTGTKVPHLTYVGDATVGDHSNIGCSSVFVNYDGVNKHHTVVGSYVRLGADNTLVAPVRIGDGAYSGAGAVIRDDVPPGALALSAGPQRNVEGWAVRRRPGTPAAEAAEAALAASEDTAVSVSEAGNDGESPA
- a CDS encoding diguanylate cyclase; the protein is MSDAWLVGRARELIAAVQRQEFDKQLEIVAIMDELLDETLRRGEPTLVAQLLRASAFARLVTRGLAAEAEPRLDEMLAHTRRHGLSLLRADAHALRGRRLVLAAQEDAALTEIARALAILDDSTIPDRQVGVRNWNRMQSMALIDCWIVLNQLGVYEAAEEVIGRAHQAIRESASPHEITLQLMNRVKMLLGWGLRLERIEQYDEAAEKFRTAASMAVAAEGPFAESLFPRKPGVAAVDQVGVLAAALALHNPAAEHVDRLWQMRQGHHFPHEQEIVAIALARCLDRAGRRDEALEVLRETREAMAKDLSQPSMRLNIARELARLDTTPDYGSGASQSLIDYATTLEAEMWTLRESQIATLNARREHERLSAEHGAITQQALQDPLTGLPNRRALDERLRTLASSADAQPLAVGLVDLDGFKGVNDKQSHAEGDNVLRVVASTLRDALRGDDVVARYGGDEFIVLLPGAPASAAKMALGRAVKSVAELPHHLSHGVTLSIGLVSLRPQERAEQVLARADAAMYEAKRGGGNQVASANSMAGDAGASWPAESVHADPSWGVEDPT
- a CDS encoding acyl-CoA desaturase; this encodes MTATLDRSQPAGEPPAPKGPKPILDGKRGIGVQVSVYLGVLAPLVALLVAVPFAWGWGLTWVDVALFVVFYGVSGLGITVAYHRYFTHGSFKAKRWLRVVMAIAGSIALQGPVITWVADHRRHHAFSDRDGDPHSPWLFGTSPVAIARGFWHAHMGWLFERDKSNQTRFAPDLVKDKAIQKVDDLFWLWSLLSLALPALLGGLITWSFWGALTAFFWAGLVRICVLHHVTWSVNSICHMIGERPFTARDRSANFWPLAIFSFGESWHNLHHADPTSARHGVKRGQIDMSARLIWLFEKFGWVHDVRWPTPQRLARIAAE
- a CDS encoding HIT family protein, which codes for MDNALVNCVFCGLLESGSATWLSRGPHAAAFLPLPASALAPGHTLVVPREHCTGVLDATDAALHHTISLVRRVGDAMTRALGATGVNVLNASGPGSGQSVAHLHFHVVPRWPDDGTDLWPDRRSSHPATGDEHQRLARALNNP
- a CDS encoding LysR family transcriptional regulator, which translates into the protein MDVHSRDLRYFAAAAEELHFTRAAERLYVSQPALSKQIRMLERQLGAALFERDRRTVRLTPVGEALLPHARRVLAEWDAAHEAVVRAKAAQRETLVVGMSTSPGRGGLLPGVRSRFTGEHLHARITLRQIGWHDSTAGLADGSTDVAFVWLPVPGAQRYDWVVVAEEPRLVAMPAGHRLAGQSTVDFADLLDEPFLALPESAGPLRDYWLAPEARAGRAPVIGAEITSADETYEALVDGRGVCLIAAGNAPLLTRGDVVARPVRGVSPSRLALAWRKDDNRPLVHAYARAARLATQSVRTPE
- a CDS encoding oxidoreductase, translating into MNKVWLVTGANSGFGRAITDAAVADGDVVVAAARRPEALADVVAAHPDQAEAVALDVTDLAAVEATVASVLARHGRIDVLVNNAGRGHVGAFEETTDEELRSLFDVHVFGPAALVRAVLPHMRARRSGALVQMSSMGGQLSFAGVSAYSGTKFALEGLSEGLADEVNRLGIKVLIVEPGAFRTGLWGSTSHSDEIPDYADSVGPTRRLVVDADGTQPGDPAKAAAVILAALDAPDTPLRLALGADALDAISAHLEQVRADLAAWEAPARDTAFDNA